From Glycine soja cultivar W05 chromosome 4, ASM419377v2, whole genome shotgun sequence, the proteins below share one genomic window:
- the LOC114409700 gene encoding peptidyl-prolyl cis-trans isomerase NIMA-interacting 4-like, which translates to MGKDSKPKESGGKGKGKQAASGSDENASKGKGKGGKGGDGLGTCTYVKARHILCEKQGKINEAYKKLQDGWLCNGDKVPPAEFAKIAQEYSECPSGKKGGDLGWFPRGKMAGPFQDVAFNTPVGATSAPFKSTHGYHIILSEGRKN; encoded by the exons ATGGGAAAAGACTCGAAGCCAAAGGAGTCAGGAGGGAAGGGAAAGGGGAAACAGGCTGCAAGTGGAAGTGATGAGAATGCTTCTAAGGGAAAAGGAAAGGGTGGGAAAGGTGGAGATGGGCTTGGTACTTGCACCTATGTCAAAG CAAGGCATATCTTATGTGAGAAACAAGGTAAGATCAATGAAGCCTACAAGAAGCTGCAGGATGGTTGGCTTTGCAACGGAGATAAGGTCCCACCAGCTGAGTTTGCAAAG ATAGCTCAAGAGTATTCAGAATGTCCTTCAGGAAAGAAGGGTGGAGACCTTGGATGGTTTCCCCGAGGAAAGATGGCTGGGCCATTTCAGGATGTTGCCTTCAACACACCTGTTGGAGCTACTAGTGCTCCTTTCAAATCAAC GCATGGCTACCATATTATCTTAAGTGAAGGAAGAAAGAACTGA